Within the Bacillus sp. FSL K6-3431 genome, the region CACGCTATGTTTTATTTACTTGTTAAATAGAGAAACAGATGATTAAGGATTTAATCCGCGTTTTCTAATTTCAGTTTTTAGTATTCTAACCACATTATCTCCGTGATCATTCTTTACCGCATCTCGATAGGCTGCAACAAGCTGTTCGTTACTCATAACTCTCATCCGTGCAAAACCTCCTCATGAAATTAAGTATTTCTCTATTTTTAACCATTCTACACTCTTTGAAAGAAAATTAAAAGGAAAATCTATTAAATGAAGCAAAAAAACTTGGTTACGGATGCAACCAAGTTTTTTGCTTTAATTCATAGAAACCCATACGGTTTTTACTTCCGTATAATTATTCAGAGCATAGGATCCCATTTCACGTCCAATTCCTGATTGTTTAAACCCACCAAATGGTGCTGCGGCATCGAAAGCATTATAGCAATTGACCCATACCGTTCCTGCACGTAGTTTATTGGCAATATAATGTGCACTTGCTACATCCTGAGTCCACAAACCTGCCGCAAGCCCGTATTCACTATCATTGGCCCGCCCAATTACTTCATCTAGGTCGTCATAAGGCATAGCGGCAATAACGGGACCAAAAATCTCCTCCTTCGCAATTGTCATATCATCATTAACGTCCGCAAAGATTGTAGGTTCAACGAAATAACCTTCTTCGCGCGATTTCTGACCCCCTGTAAGTAGCTCAGCCCCTTCATTAATCCCTTGTTCTATATAATTTAATACTTTATTTTGCTGTTCTGAAGATACCAATGGACCAATTTGTGTCTCCGCATCCAAGCCAGATCCTTGTTTAATATTTTTCGCATGTGAGGCCATATCAGCAACTACGTTATCAAAATGTTTCTTTTGAATAAAAACCCGTGATCCTGCGCAGCAAACTTGTCCTTGGTTAAACATAACACCGTTTAATGCCCCTGGAATTGCTTTTGATAAATCAGCATCAGGTAAAATAATGTTAGGAGACTTTCCGCCAAGTTCAAGTGTTACTCTTTTTAATGTATTGGCAGCACGCTGCATGATTAGTTTTCCAATTTCAGTGGATCCAGTAAAGGCAATTTTATTTACTTGTGGATGGTCCACAAGTGCTTGTCCAGCAGTTTCACCATAGCCGGGCACAATATTAATTACACCTGGTGGGAATCCAGCTTCTTCTACAAGTTCAGCGAAAAATAATGCAGATAGTGGTGTTTGTTCTGCAGGCTTCAAAATAATGGTACAGCCTGTAGCAAGTGCAGCACCCATTTTCCACATTGCCATTAATAAAGGAAAGTTCCACGGAATGATCTGTCCGACAACTCCTACAGCCTCATGACGTGTATATGTGAAATATGGACCTGCGACAGGGATGGTTTGTCCTGTTATTTTAGTCGACCATCCTGCGTAATAGCGCATATGTTCAATTGCAAGTGGAATATCAGCATTCATTGTCTCACTAATTGGTTTCCCATTATCAAGAGTTTCAAGTTGTGCCAAAGCTTCTTTATTGTCTTCCATTAAATCAGCAAGCTTATACATAAGTTTGCTTCGGGAAGCAGCACTCATTTTCGACCATTCTCCATCATCAAACGCTTTACGTGCAGCTTTTACTGCCTTATCAATATCCTGCTCTTCACCTTCATATAAGGTAGCAAGTGTTTCGCCTGTTGCCGGATTTGGTGTATCAAATGTTTTACCTGAGGAACTTTCTACAAATTCCCCATTAATATACATCTTTTTAGTACCTTGCAAAAACTTCTGTAGTCGTTCATTTAATTCAATCGTAATTTGGCTCATTGAATTCCTCCTTTAAAATGATAATACAATCATTAGGCCACAATGTCAGCGCTTACAGTTAGTAGTTTACTAGATTGACCTAATAAAAACAAGCTTTACCATTAGACAAATACACCGAAATTATATACGTATTCGACAGACGGGAATATAATTTAAATAATATTCGAAAAATTACTTTACTAATTTTCCAAGTTTATTATATGATGAAGATAATATAAATATCATTTATACGGAGGCGGTATGTGGTGTTTACCGAAAGAATGGCATTAAAAATGAGATTAGAACAAATGCTTGATACAGAAGAACGTATGATGAGAGAATTACAAAAAGAAAGAGCATTTATCTTCAACCGCTTAAGGGAACTAGATTCAATGAAGGAAAATAACAGAAATGATATTCCTGCTGAACTGCATTATTTAGAGTCTACAAATGCTTTTATCGAAGGGCCTACAAGCAATGTGGATATGGAAGAGGATATTAATCATTTAAAAGCGCGTAAAAATCGCTCTTCACGCCGAAGCAAAACAACAAAAATGCGCGAATTGGCTATCGCTTTTTTAAAGGAGCAAGCTGAACCTATCCGCAGTGTAGAATTAAAGAGGTTTATTGAAGAGCGTACCGATTATAAAATTGCCAATATGACTACTTTTATGTCGACAATAGAAAAACATGATGTAAATATTTCCAAAATAGGACGTGGTCTATATATTTACAAATCTAACCAAGTCGAAAAAGTGCAGAATAATCCTATTTTCTTGGGAAAGGATCATGTCCCAGAGAACAGTTAAGAGGAGCAAAAGACGGCTTTAAATATATTCTGGATAGTAATTGCTTTTCAGAGCTTGCTCCTATGCGAGCTTTTTTCTGTTTATTGTTCTTATTTTTGTTAAAATAGAGGAGAGTACAATAAATCATGTTTTATTTTGAGGAAGGAATTGAATGATGAATAAAGTTGAATTACCAACCGACATCCAAAAAATAATGAAAGAACGTCATCTCATATTTTCTAATATCGACGAGGAACTTATGAATGAGGGTGGTTTCATTGCTGCAGATAAACATATTCTTGCGGATGCGGTGATTGCACTTTCCCTTGGCAAAAATGTATTGCTCAAAGGACCAACAGGCTCCGGTAAAACAAAGCTTGCTGAAACGCTATCCTACCTGTTCAAACAACCGATGCACAGTATAAATTGCTCGGTAGATATGGATGCCGAAGCTTTACTTGGCTTTAAAACAATTGGCGTTGATGGCGGAGTAAATACCATTGAATTTGTCCCTGGTCCAGTTGTCAAGTCGATGAATAGAGGACATTTCTTATATATTGATGAAATAAACATGGCAAAACCTGAAACGCTACCGATTTTAAACAGTGTATTAGACTATCGCAGGACATTATTTAATCCTTTTACTGGAGAGGTTATACATGCAATGAAAACCTTTGGCGTAATTGCTGCTATTAATGAAGGGTATATTGGAACCGTGCAATTAAATGAAGCATTAAAAAATAGGTTTGTCGTAATTGATATACCATATGTTCAAAATGAAGTTCTGAAAAAAGTATTAGTAAATGAAAGCAATCTTCGTAATGAAGCGATGATTGATACGTTCGTCAAGTTGTCCGAAGACTTAATTGCACAAGTAAGTAATGGACAAATTCCTGAAGAAGCTGCTTCGATTCGTGCTTTAATTGATACTTGTGATCTTGCTCAATATTTACCTCCACTTCGTGCCATTCAAAGAGGGATTGTGGATAAACTAGAAGAAGAGAGGGAAAAATCAGCTGTTATGAATATTGCGGCCACGTTGTTTTCCTAGGAGGGTTGCATATGTATCGATTCATTCATTTTAACGATGAAAAAATTGATTCGATTGTTTTGATGGAGTTGGCAGATCTATCTAGAACATTGACAAGAGATAATGAATTTGAGACGGAATTTCGCGTACATTCCTATCTTGATAAAATAGAGAAAAAAGTATATGTTAGTCACTTTTGGAATCATCGCTCAATCGAAGTTATGCGCGCTGGCATGAAAAGCGACGTTTTTTTAAGAGCGTTAGGAAATATTAAGTATACAGACTTTGAAGTTGCAACCAAATTTATTCAACAGGCCGATAAATATAAACATAGTCGATTTGCAAAACAGCTTTTTAAACTCGCTGAAGATCTAAGAGTGGAAGAACTATGTAAAAAAGAAAGACCAGGCATGGTAAAGGAATTTACAGTTAGACGTCAAACGTATATGGATTATTTTCAATCCCAGTTAACTGTTAATGTGGAGAAAAGTTTCCAACTAGATGCATTATTTAATTTGGCTTATATTATTTTAAATACAAATAGTCCTTACATTACTTGGCCAGATATAAATGAACAGATAAATAATATGTTTCCTATATATCGCAACCATCTAGAAAAAATATTTGATGCTACGACTACATCTGATATTGCTGAAATCACAATGCAAATGGTTGATTTGACAGAAGGTTATATATATAAGGATATGATCAATGATTATTTCCATTTAC harbors:
- the sda gene encoding sporulation histidine kinase inhibitor Sda, producing MRVMSNEQLVAAYRDAVKNDHGDNVVRILKTEIRKRGLNP
- a CDS encoding aldehyde dehydrogenase family protein, encoding MSQITIELNERLQKFLQGTKKMYINGEFVESSSGKTFDTPNPATGETLATLYEGEEQDIDKAVKAARKAFDDGEWSKMSAASRSKLMYKLADLMEDNKEALAQLETLDNGKPISETMNADIPLAIEHMRYYAGWSTKITGQTIPVAGPYFTYTRHEAVGVVGQIIPWNFPLLMAMWKMGAALATGCTIILKPAEQTPLSALFFAELVEEAGFPPGVINIVPGYGETAGQALVDHPQVNKIAFTGSTEIGKLIMQRAANTLKRVTLELGGKSPNIILPDADLSKAIPGALNGVMFNQGQVCCAGSRVFIQKKHFDNVVADMASHAKNIKQGSGLDAETQIGPLVSSEQQNKVLNYIEQGINEGAELLTGGQKSREEGYFVEPTIFADVNDDMTIAKEEIFGPVIAAMPYDDLDEVIGRANDSEYGLAAGLWTQDVASAHYIANKLRAGTVWVNCYNAFDAAAPFGGFKQSGIGREMGSYALNNYTEVKTVWVSMN
- a CDS encoding Rok-like winged helix domain-containing protein; this translates as MALKMRLEQMLDTEERMMRELQKERAFIFNRLRELDSMKENNRNDIPAELHYLESTNAFIEGPTSNVDMEEDINHLKARKNRSSRRSKTTKMRELAIAFLKEQAEPIRSVELKRFIEERTDYKIANMTTFMSTIEKHDVNISKIGRGLYIYKSNQVEKVQNNPIFLGKDHVPENS
- a CDS encoding ATP-binding protein, whose protein sequence is MMNKVELPTDIQKIMKERHLIFSNIDEELMNEGGFIAADKHILADAVIALSLGKNVLLKGPTGSGKTKLAETLSYLFKQPMHSINCSVDMDAEALLGFKTIGVDGGVNTIEFVPGPVVKSMNRGHFLYIDEINMAKPETLPILNSVLDYRRTLFNPFTGEVIHAMKTFGVIAAINEGYIGTVQLNEALKNRFVVIDIPYVQNEVLKKVLVNESNLRNEAMIDTFVKLSEDLIAQVSNGQIPEEAASIRALIDTCDLAQYLPPLRAIQRGIVDKLEEEREKSAVMNIAATLFS